The genome window CGAAGGAACAAGATCATAATTATCCATGGCGGTAGGATAATCGCCAATGGCGGTGGGGTCGCCCATGACCACAAACACGTTGCGAATCCCCAGCGCATGCGCCGCCAGCAGGTCACCCTGAACCCGCAGAAGATTTCTGCCTCGCGTAGGGAAATGCAGGACGGTCTCAATGCCAATTTTATCCTGAATCAGGTCGCAGACAGCCCAGGGACTCATGCGCATACGTGCCATGGGAGAGTCGGCAACGTCAATGACATCGGCGCCTGCCTCTGCCAGCAAAGAAGCACCTGCCAGCAATTTGTGAGTGGAAAATCCGCGCGGCGGGTCCATCTCCACAGCAACGACGAATTGCCCCTGTGCCAGTTTCTGCGCCAGTTGGGTAGGATGCTCAGGTTGTTCGGTAACTTCCTGGTGGTTGTTCGAGATGACCAGAATTTGGTCTGAGAGACAGGGACGTGGATTGGTGTGAAGCGCCTGCGCCATGGCTTCAATATGTTTGGGGGTAGTACCACAGCACCCGCCCATCAACGTGGCTCCGGCTTCGCAAAATGCCTGCGCGTACTCGCCGAAGTACTCCGGAGCCGCCGGGTACATGATGCGCCCGCCAACCTGTTCGGGCCAGCCGGCGTTAGGCATGACCGAATATACAGCATCGGGCACTGCCTGACGCATTTGCTTGAGAATGCGCAAAATCTGGTTGGGTCCACCAGAGCAGTTAATCCCAATTACATCCGCGCCGGCTTCGTGAATCCTTCGGGCTACCTTTTCCGGGGAATCGCCCAGCATGGTGCGGTCGTCGCGGGTGAAAGTCATTGAGGCTACAACAGGCAAGTCGGGGTCCACAGCGCGGGCAGCGCGAATGGCTTCAATAACTTCGTAAAGGTCGGTCATGGTTTCAATGATGAGCAGGTCAATGCCAGCATCTGAGAGGGCTTGAATCTGCTCCAGAAAGGCATCATAGGCTTGATCTAACTGTACCCGCCCAAAGGGCGCCAGCCGTACTCCCAGTGGACCAACATCCCCGGCGATTAAGATATCTTTGAAGGAAGCCAAAACCACCCGCTGCGCCAGATCTACCCCTGCCCGGTTGATTTCCGCCACCTGGTTTTCCAGCCCATGTTTTGCCAGTTTGTAGCGATTTGCACCGAAAGTATTGGTCTGGATGATTTGTGAACCTGCGTCAATATATGCCCGGTGGATGTCTGCCACCAGGGCGGGATTGGTAAGATTGAGAGCATCAAAACACTCGCTAAAATCCACGCCTCTCTGATGGAGCAGGGTGCCCATAGCGCCATCTGAAAGAAGTGGACGTTTTTCTTTAAGTAATTCTTTAAACTTCATACAACCTCCCAAAATTTACCGCATTAACTGTTCAATCCGCGATTCCCCTACATTGAAGTACTTTGCCTGCGGGTGGTGCACGATAATCGCCGCAGTGGATTGTTCGGGAATCAGTTGATATGCCGGGCTTAAAGACATCTTCAACGCGCTTTCTGCCGGCAATAACTGGAACACCTTCTGATGATCCGCAAGGTCCGGAATAGCAGGATAGCCCCATGAGTAGCGCTTGCCTTGTTCTGCATCCAGCCCCAATTCCCGGCGGATATGGTTGTGCAGATATGCTGCAGTGGCTTCGGCAGTCTGTACGGCTAACCCGTGGACGTAATAGGCTTCTGTGTAATTGCCTTCTTCCTGGAGGCGTTCAAATTTCTCGGTGGCGCTTTCCCCTACCGTCACCACCTGGAAAGCCACCACATCCATTTGCCCTGACTCGACCGGAGCAAAATAATCTGCCAGGCAGAGTTTTTCCCCTTCGGGTTGGCGTGGGAAAGTAAAGCGCACCAGTTCCACAGGTTTACCTGTGTCCAGCGATTGTGGATTGTAGATGACGAGGTCGTTGCCATCGGACTGAGCCGGGAAGTATCCGTACACTCCCTGGGGCTTCAACCAGCCTTCTTTGAGGGCTTCGCGTTTCATTTGCTCCAATCGCTGGGTAAATTCTGCTTCCAGTTGTTTCCAGGCTTCTCCATGCGTGTTCTTTGCACCCCACGAAAGGCGGAACAATTCATTGATGGAGAGGTGCTGGAACACCAGTTCCAGCGGCATGCTGTGAACCACTTTTGCACCCCAGAAGGGTGCCTGGGGGATGCGGGGTGCGGCTGGAGTTTCGGAACGCTCTATGCCGCTGGAGAGCGAGCGTTCACGAGCAGGGCGCCGTCCCAGTTCAATTTCAGCCTCACGGATGATTTGTTGAACCAGTGTGAGGCGGGTGCCGGCGTCCATCAAGGCATCCATAGTGGATAAGCCCTCAAAGGCATCCTTACAGTAAAAGACACCCGGATCGTAAAAACTGCCGTCTTCGGTTTGCAAAATTCTTCTGCCAAAGTTACGGTTGATGGCTGCTCCACCAATCAACACCGGGAATTTCAACCCGCGGCGGTGCAACTCATTGACAATCAGGGGCATTTGCTTGCTGGTACTTACCAGAAGGGCGCTCAGCCCAATGGCGTCGGCTTTCACCTCGACTGCTTTGGTAATGATGGTCTCTGCGGGCACTTGTTTTCCCAGGTCAATCACCGTGTAGCCGTTGTTGCTGAGAATGGTCTTCACCAGATTTTTCCCGATGTCGTGCACATCGCCATAAACGGTTGCTAGCACCAGTGTGCCTTTGGAAACGCCCTCTTTCTTTTCCAGATACTGTTCCAGATGCGATACTGCTTTTTTCATCACCTCTGCCGATTGCAGGACAAAGGGCAAAATTAACTCGCCTGCACCAAAGCGGTCGCCTACTTCTTTCATCGCAGGCAACAGTACTTCGTTGAGCACCCGCACAGCCGTCTCATGGCGCGATTGCTGGCTGGGACGCTGAAGAATTTCGTCAATATCTGCCTCTACGCCTTCTTTCTGGCGATGCACAATGCGCCAGTGCAGGCGTTCTTCGGCAGTTTTCCCTTCCAGAGCAGAATGCTGAGCAGTGGTTTTTTGTTCTTCTTTCCCATGCGATTCAAAGTATTCAATCAAACGCTGGAGTGCGTCCGGTCGGCGGTTGAAAATCAAGTCCTCGGCAAGTTCTCGCTCTTCAGCAGGGATGTCCGGGTAAGGGGTGATCTGTGCCGGGTTGACAATTGCCATGTCCAGTCCAGCCTGCACACAGTGATACAGCATAACGCTGTTCAGCACGCCGCGCGCGGCGGGTTTCAACCCGAAAGAAACGTTAGACACGCCCAGCGAAGTCAGAACCCCGGGCAGTTCGGCTTTGATGAGCCGGATACCGTCCATGGTCTCCATGGCAGAACGGCTGAACTCCGGATCTCCGGTTGCAAGGGTGAAGGTCAGGGCATCAAAGACTAAATCCTGTGGGCGCAAACCCATTTCATCCACCGCAAGGTGGTAGATTCTGCGGGCAATCTCCAGTTTGCGCTGGGCAGTTTTTGCCATGCCCTGTTCGTCAATGGTCAGGGCGATGACAGCGGCGTTATACATCTTTGCCAGTTGCAGAATACGAGTGGCTTTGGCTGCTCCCGCTTCCAGATTTACTGAGTTAAGCAAACAGCGCCCTGGAGCCGTCTTCAGCGCAATTTCCATGACATCCGGCTCGGTGGTGTCAATCACAAACGGCACCCGCACGGTGGGCGCCAGCGTTTTAATCAAACGGCGCATTAATTCGCCTTCGTCGGAGCGTTCGGTCAGAGCGGTACACAAGTCCAGACCATGGGCGCCAGCCTCGACCTGCTGACGGGCAATTTCCAGCGCGCCTTCAAAATCTTCTGCCAGAATCATCTTTTTGAAGCGGGCGCTTCCCTGGGTATTCAATCGCTCCCCAATCAGGAAAGGCGCTGGTTCCTGGACCATGAGAACGGCTTGGGTCGCTGAAGCCAGTTTGGGCAGGCTGAAGATGGGACGATGAGAGGCTGGATGAGCATCAATTTTTTCTACCAGTTTTCGCAGGTGTTCCGGGGTAGTGCCACAACATCCACCGACAATCCCTACACCAAACCTGTCCACATACTCGCTTAAAGCGGTGGCAAAAGGTTCGGGTTCTAGCGGGTAAACGGCTTGCCCATCCACGTTCAGAGGCAAACCAGCGTTGGGAATACAGGACACGGGTACGGGAGCATGTTCTGCCAGGTAGCGAATAGGCTCGCGCATGTAATCTGGACCGGTGGAGCAGTTCAGTCCAATGGCATCAATGGGCATGCCTTCCAGAATGGCCAGCACAGCGGCGATGTCTGTTCCCAGTAACATTCTACCGGTAGTGTCCAGAGTCACCTGCGCTTGCAAGGGGATCACAATGCCGGTCTCGGTAAAGGCTTGTTGAATACCTGTGATGGCGGCTTTGACTTCCAGAATATCCTGAGAAGTTTCAATCAGGAGAAGATCAACTCCGCCTTCCATTAAACCCCGGGCTTGTTCTCGAAAAACATCCGCCAGTTCATCAAAAGTGATATTGGAAAGTTCTGGATCATTCATCGAGGGTAACTTACCCGAAGGGCCAATCGAACCGGCTACCAAGCGCATTTGGCCGGTTTTGCGGGTATATTCATCTGCCAGACGACGTGCCAGGTTGGCAGCAGCGCGGTTGATATCCAGTACCCGATTTTGCAGTCCATATTCTGCCAGGGTGATGCGGTTGGAGCGGAAAGTATCGGTTTCCAGGACGTCCACACCAGCTTCCAGAAACGACCGGTGTACGGTTTCTACCGCTTGAGGATAAGTGAGGACTAGATAATCATTACAACCAACATATCGCTCTCCACCGAAATGTTCGGCGGTCAGGTTTTGTTTTTGCAGGCTGGTGCCCATCGCGCCATCAAAAATGGCAACACGTTTTTGAATCAGGTCCAGGTATCGGCGATTGGTGTAAATGCGCTTCATAACGTCTCCACAAGTAAAAATGAAACAAAAAACCTCCCTGGAAAGAGAGGCTTATGGTTCAATCCAATTGCCTCATCTTCCAGAAGACCGCTTTTCGCGGTACATCTGCCGGAATTGGCACCGACTGCCTTGCCGGTTGCCGAGGCTTCACAGGGCCGGTCCCTCCACCTCTCTCGATGAGTGGGCAAAATCGCCCGCTAAATTTCGTTCAATCATACCATATTTGATGCAAAAGCGCAAAAATTTTTGCGCACTTTTCATCTGAAAGATATACAATGAGAAAAAGTTTTCCGGAGGAATACAATGAAATTCCTATGGCTTAAACCTTCCACGCGGGCTTACCTGAAAGAAGGCAGAAAAACCAGAGATTTCTCTTTCTTCGACTTAATCCATGGCTATATATATTTGCGTTTCCCTTACCTCTATATCTCTTTAGCCAAAGGGGACCATCCGCTTTCTCGTCGCCTAGCTCCGTTGCTGGGTTTCTTGGGACGTCTGATTGAGGCTCAGGCAAAAAAGAATGGGCAACCTACCGGTTTTGCCGACACCTACCATGGCAAGGTCATGCCGGTGGAAGAAGCAAAGCGCCTGGTGTCCATCAAACAACCTATCCGTGTGGAGAATCTTGAACAGGTTATTCCCTTTACCCGTGCTCGGGACTTAATTCTGGAAAACCCCGATCATATCGCCGTGCTGGATTGTCCCTGTCGGGCTGGCAAGCCTCATCCCTGTCTTCCCCTGGACGTGTGTCTGATTGTAGGAGAACCCTTCGTCAGTTTTGTTCTGGAACATCACCCAAAACGTGCAAGGCGCATTACTTCTGAAGAAGCCATGAAAATCCTGGAAGATGAAGACGAACGCGGGCACGTGCACCATGCCTTTTTCAAGGATGCCATGCTGGGGCGCTTCTATGCCATTTGCAATTGCTGTTCCTGTTGTTGCGGTGCCATGAAAGCCCAGCGTGAAGGCACACCCATGCTGATTTCTTCTGGATTCGTCAGTGTGGTAGATGAAGATAAATGTATTGCTTGTGGAACCTGTGCCGGGGTTTGTCCTTTTGGAGCGATTCAGGTCAACGGGCATGCAGTGATTGTGGCAGAAAGTTGTATGGGGTGTGGAATTTGTGTGAGGCATTGCTCTCAAGGGGCACTTTCCTTGCAACGCGATCCTTCCCGTGGAGAACCGCTGGAGATTCTCCATCTGATAGAGAGCACGCCGTACTCCACCGGTGATTGAGGTTATAATCAATCCTATGAGCACCGTTCCGCACTCTTTTCCGCCGTTTCGTTCCTTTTTATGGGCGAGTGTTCTGCTTGGGCTTTTGGGCTGGGGTGGTTTAGCCATTCTGGTTGTGACCACCTTGCCTACATTGTTCCCGCGATGGATGTTTTTCTACCTCCTTATGTGCGCTTTAAGCGGTTTGGCTTTGCCAGTAGCGTATTTCCTCAACCTGCGTTTCCGCACCAATCCCCCAGCGACAAGTGGCGTGATTCTCCGCGAAGCCATGTGGGTGGGCATTTATGGTTGTCTGATTGCCTGGTTGCAAATCGGACGCATGCTCACCCCTTTGCTGGCTCTTGTGCTGGCGTGTGGTTTTGCAATTGTTGAGGTCCTTTTGAGAATTTATGAAATCAGCCGCTGGCAACCAGAACAGGGAGAGGATGAACCGACTGCGTGAAATTCCTTCTGTGGATGTTCTTTTGCAACACCCCAGGGCAGAGGTTTTGCAGAAAAGGTTTGGACGATCTCTTCTGCTCAATGGGGTACGCTCGGTTTTGGATGATACCCGTCAAGCCCTGTTAAATTCCTCAGAGAGTCCCTCCCTCAGCCCGGAAATTCTCCTCAATCGGGTGGAAAGTCTTTTGGAGCAATGGCTGGCACCTACCCTTGTTCCGGTGATCAATGCCACCGGGGTGATTTTGCATACCAATTTGGGCAGGGCGCCGCTCAGTCTGCCGGCTCTTCGAGCAATGCAAGAGACGGCAGGGGGGTACTGCACGCTGGAATATGATCTGGAACGAGGCGAGCGCGGTTCGCGCACAGTGCATGCTGAAATGCTTTTACGGCGCATCACCGGGGCTGAAGCAGCACTGGTGGTAAACAACAACGCTGCTGCTGTGTTACTGGTATTAACTGCCCTGGCGCGCCGTCGTGGAGTGCTGATTTCCCGTACGCAACTGGTGGAAATTGGTGGTGGCTTTCGTGTTCCTGAGGTCATGGCGCAATCGGGGGCGAAGTTAATCGAGGTGGGCACAACCAATCGGGTGCGCCTGGAAGATTATGAAGATGCCTTGCGCTCTCACCACTCGGTTTCTCTCATCTTGCGAGCTCATCATAGCAATTTCCGCATCATCGGTTTTACTGCGGAACCCTCTTTGAAAGATTTGGCAGATCTGGCACATCGCTATCAACTCCCGCTGGTAGATGATCTGGGCTCGGGGGCTTTGCTGGATACGTCAAAGTATGGCTTGGCTCATGAACCCATGGTACAGGAATCGCTTGCCGATGGTGCAGATGTGGTATGCTTCTCAGGGGATAAATTGTTGGGAGGACCTCAGGCGGGTATCATTGTCGGGAAAAGCGAATGGATTGCACGCCTCAAGAAACATCCCTTGGCACGGGCAGTACGCCCGGATAAACTGACTCTTGCCGCGCTTGCCGCAACGCTGGTGTATTACCTGAAAGAGGAAGCCGAAGAGCAGGTTCCAGTGTGGCGTATGATTACCCAAAAACCTGAGAGGCTCAAGGAACGAGCCCAGGAATGGCAAACCTTTCTAGGGTTTGGAGAAGTCATTCCTTCGCGATCTACTGTTGGGGGCGGAAGTCTACCCGAAGAAACCTTGCCTACTTTTGTGCTTGCCCTGAACGTGCGCAAACCCAATGCTTTCCTTGCCAACTTAAGAAAATGTTCCCCACCCATTATTGCGCGTATTGAAGAAGAACGAGTTGTGTTTGACCCTCGTACAGTTTTACCTGAGCAAGATGGTTTGTTTCTGAATCAGTTAAGCCATATCCTTCAAAATCAGCGACGAAAGGAAGCCTCATCATGAAAAGCGATCTTCATCGTCTTATGGCAGAAAACGAACTGGATGCTATTTGGGTTATTGGTCCCGCTGCTCACAACCCGCCAATGGTTTATCTAACCGGTGGCGGTCACATCACGCAAGCGGATTTGATTCTCAAACGTGGTGAGAAAGGGGTGTTATTCCATGGCCCCATGGAGCGGGATGAAGCCGCCCGAACCGGTTTGATCACCCGCAGTTATTCCAGTTATCCTTTTGCCGAATTCCTCAAAGAAGCCAATCAGGATCGTTTCCGTGCCAGTGTTTTGCGGCTGAAACGAATGCTAGAAGATTTGGGTTTAACCCGGGGTCGGGTGATGCTTTTTGGACAGTATGATGCTGGGGTTGCTTTTGCGCTTTTTGATGCGCTTCAAAAAGAACTTCCAGAGTTATCCATTTTGGGGGATGTGGAAAATAAAGTCTTGCAGCAAGCCATGCTGACCAAAGATCGTGAAGAAGTAGAGCGCATTCGCAGGGTAGGACAAAAAACCGTTGAGGTCATTGATCTCACTGCGGATTACTTGCGTTCGCAAAGGCTGAAAGGCGATGTTCTGGTGGATGCTCAGGGTGAACCCATCACGGTTGGACGGGTCAAACGTTTGATTAACCTGTGGTTGGCCGAGCGTGATCTGGAAAATCCAGAAGGCACCATTTTTGCGATTGGGCGGGATGCGGGGGTACCGCACTCCAGTGGTAAAGCCGAAGACGTGCTCAGAGCCGGACAGACCATCGTGTTTGATATCTTTCCCTGTGAAACCGGGGGTGGATACTTCTTCGATATGACCCGTACCTGGTGTCTTGGGTATGCGCCTGGAGCGGTAGAAAAACTGTACGAGCAAGTCCTTACGGTGTTTCACGCAGTATCTTCCGAAGTTCGCGTACATGGACATTTCCGCGACCTGCAACGCCGTACATGCGAACTTTTCGAAGGTATGGGGCATCCTACTGTGCTGACCCAGCCGCAAACCGAGGTGGGCTATGTCCATAGTTTGGGGCATGGGGTGGGATTAAATATCCACGAAAAACCAGTTTCCGGGTTAATGGCTTCTCCAGAAGATGATGTGCTTTTGCCTGGAAGTGTGGTTACAATAGAACCGGGTTTGTATTACCCTGACCAGAACATGGGAGTTCGCCTGGAGAATACCGTTTACCTTGCCCCCGATGGCAAAATTGAAACCCTGGCAGATTACCCACTGGATCTGGTGTTGAAGTTGAAAGGTTAGTTTTTGAGCATGGAAAAACGTAAAGACCTCTCCAAACAGCCCATTCGCGTGTTGGGCATTGAAACCTCGTGCGATGAGACCGCCGCGGCGGTGGTGGAGGACGGACGCATCCCTCTCTCGAATGTGGTGGCTTCACAGGTGGAATTGCATAAGAAGTATGGAGGGGTCTTTCCTGAAGTGGCTTCACGCCAGCATATTCGCACCATCTATGCGGTGGTGGATGAGGCTTTGCAAAAATCTCACCTCAGCCTGAGAGATCTGGACGCCGTGGCAGTCACGCGAGGACCGGGGTTGGCAGGCTCTCTGGTGGTTGGAATGAATACCGCCAAGGGCATTGCGCTGGCGGGCAATTTGCCCCTGATTGGGGTAAATCATCTGGAGGGTCACCTGTACGCCGCCTGGGTGCGCCGGGATGAGCATGATGATCATCCTGAGCCGCAATTCCCATTGGTGGCGTTGCTGGTCTCTGGCGGGCATACCGAGTTAATCCTGATAACCGACCATTTGCAGTACAAACGTCTGGGGGGCACCCTGGATGATGCCGCGGGAGAAGCCTTTGACAAGGTGGCACGTTTGCTGGGGCTACCCTATCCCGGGGGACCTGCCATTCAGAATGCAGCGTTGCGGGGCAACCCCGATGCCTTTTCTTTCCCGCGTGCCCGATTGGACGGCACCTGGAATTTTTCCTTCAGCGGGTTGAAAACGGCCGTGCTGAGAGTGGTGAGGGAGTTTGAGGAAAAACAACAGTCATTACCGGTAGAAGACCTGGCTGCCAGTTTTCAGGCCGCCGTTGTCGATGTGTTGTTCGCCAAAACTCTTCAAGCCGCGCGGATGTTCAAAGCCCGGGAGATTTTGTTAGCCGGTGGCGTTTCGGCAAATCTGGCTTTGCGCGCCGCTTTTACCGGGCAAAATGAGTTTCGAGTTCACATCCCGGACCTCTCTCTGTGTACCGATAACGCTGTCATGATTGCGGCGGCAGGATATTACCGCTGGCTTCATGAACAGCGCGATCCCCTGGATCTGGATGTCCTGCCTACATGGCAATTGCTTTAATTACAGGTCACGAAATTTGAGGAAATGCATCTAAATGAATGAGCCGAACGTTAAGAAACCTCTCTCCATCCAAGCCTTGAAAGCGGGCAATCGGGAAGAATTTGCCCGGATGGTGGAGCAGTACTCGCCGGGCATTTATCGCCTGGCGTTGAAGATGCTGGGAAACGGGTTGGACGCTGAGGATGTTCTGCAAGAGACTTTCCTGAAAGCCCTGCGCGCTTTACCTAATTTTGAAGAGCGTTCCAGCCTCTCCACCTGGTTGTATCGTATAGCCATGAACGAAGCCTTAATGCTTCTGCGAAAAAAGCGTCCGGAGGCTTTCTCGCTGGAAGATTCAACCACCAATCAGGAAGATGGGGAAAGTATTGAAGAACCACGAGACATTGTGGATTGGTGTTGTTTGCCTGAGAATGAATTGCTCAGTTCAGAAGCCAGGGAATTTTTGAACCGGGCAATTGAACGACTTTCTCCGGCTTTACGGGCGGTGTTTGTCCTGCGAGATTTGCAGGATTTGAGCGTCCGGGAGACTGCCGAGACACTGGGAATCACCGAAACAGCGGTCAAAACCCGGCTTTTACGAGCGCGTTTGAAGTTGCGCGAGGAACTCTCGGCTTACTATGGTCACCGGATGGAGGTGTTGGGATATGACCGAATCGAAAGACTGTGAGCGATTACTGCACTCCCTGGGGGAGTACGTGGAGGGCGAACTCAGTGAGGATCTGTGCGCTGAGATCGAACGGCATTTGCTGGAATGCCATAATTGTCAGGTGGTGGTCAATACCTTGCGGAAAACCATTGAACTATATCACGAAGAGAAAGAACAGGATGTCATGCCCCCTGAGGTCAGCCGTCGCCTGTACATGCGTCTGAACCTTGAAGATTACCTGCGCCCCTGATTTTTGGCTGGATTTCTCTGTGTAACTTTTTCACTCACCGAGCATCTATCTGTTTGTGCATGGAAGAGGTTCACTCATCCCAATCGTCTCAGGTAGAGGATGAAGTCCTCAAGCCAGTCCTGACTTCACTGGATTTTCAAAGGCAAGGGGACTGGGGCTCGACCTGTCCGAAGTGTCATCAAGGCGTACTGGATTATGACGGAATGCTGAACCTGACATGCCCGGTGTGTGGATACCAGGAAGGTGGTTGTTTTACCTGATAAACCAGAAAATTTACGTCCCGTGGGGACAAAAAGGAGAATGAAAAATGGAAAAAATGTTAGATGAAAACATTCGACAACAGGTGCGTGAGTTCTTTGAGGCTTTAGAAAAGCCAGTGCAAATTCTTTTCTTTGGTGCGGATGATAAATCGGTGTGCCAGTACTGCGAGGAAACCCGCCAGTTGCTCAGTGAGGTGTGTGAGTTATCTGATAAGTTAGAACTCAAAGTGTACGATTTGAACGAGAATCGCGAACTGGCGGCTCAATACAAAGTGGATGCTGTTCCGACTTTTGTGATTTTGGGTAAGGATGGGGACACTCTGACCGACTATGGCATTCGCTACAAAGGCATTCCTGCAGGACACGAATTTACCTCGCTGGTCAATTCCATTTTAATTGTGTCCCGCCGCGACTCTGGACTTTCCAAGGAGACGCGTGAATTCCTGAAGACTCTGGACAAACCGGTACACCTGCAGGTGTTTGTCACGCCAACCTGTCCGTACTGCCCGCGCGCGGTGGTGCTGGCGCATCAAATGGCGCTGGAAAGCCCGATGGTGGAAGCCGAGATGGTGGAAGCCATGGAATTCCCGGAACTTTCCGATCAGTATGGCGTATCTGGCGTGCCTCATACTACGATCAACTTCGGGGCTGAGCATATGGTAGGCGCAGCACCCGAGCATATGCTGATTGATCACATTCAGCGGGCGCTTGCGAGAAATTAATTTTTTT of Anaerolinea thermophila UNI-1 contains these proteins:
- a CDS encoding RNA polymerase sigma factor; the encoded protein is MNEPNVKKPLSIQALKAGNREEFARMVEQYSPGIYRLALKMLGNGLDAEDVLQETFLKALRALPNFEERSSLSTWLYRIAMNEALMLLRKKRPEAFSLEDSTTNQEDGESIEEPRDIVDWCCLPENELLSSEAREFLNRAIERLSPALRAVFVLRDLQDLSVRETAETLGITETAVKTRLLRARLKLREELSAYYGHRMEVLGYDRIERL
- a CDS encoding anti-sigma factor family protein: MTESKDCERLLHSLGEYVEGELSEDLCAEIERHLLECHNCQVVVNTLRKTIELYHEEKEQDVMPPEVSRRLYMRLNLEDYLRP
- the pdo gene encoding protein disulfide oxidoreductase yields the protein MEKMLDENIRQQVREFFEALEKPVQILFFGADDKSVCQYCEETRQLLSEVCELSDKLELKVYDLNENRELAAQYKVDAVPTFVILGKDGDTLTDYGIRYKGIPAGHEFTSLVNSILIVSRRDSGLSKETREFLKTLDKPVHLQVFVTPTCPYCPRAVVLAHQMALESPMVEAEMVEAMEFPELSDQYGVSGVPHTTINFGAEHMVGAAPEHMLIDHIQRALARN